Part of the Chelmon rostratus isolate fCheRos1 chromosome 10, fCheRos1.pri, whole genome shotgun sequence genome is shown below.
CACCGTTAGCTTTcctgctagctaacgttagctggttTGACAGGCCCAGACTACACTGCACAGCCTTTCAGCAGGAATGGTAGCACCGCACGGAAATGTTATATGTTTACACCCTTTAGCTCCGAGGCAGCCTCCCTGTTTACAAGCTGGGTCGTTTTGGTGAACATTTATGTCGTACATCAGGGTATGATCTCTAGGATCTAAGGAGGCCGGTGTGCTGGCGTGCCTAACATGGTCTATGCTGTTACTTCTAACGTTTAGTACCGACCAGGGGAACTGTTGTTGAAACATAGCACAAAATGTAGTTGCACCGTAAAGTTTAAACGGCTTATTCATCCAGTTGTGCACCAGTGCGCTATTGGTAATATTACGTTTGAATGTATTATTCGTGGATAATAGTGACTTGTAATAACCTTGTTACGTTATAAAGCAATGAACTTgatttgtaatgttttctaCAGATGGCTGCTATCAGGAAGAAGTTGGTGATAGTTGGGGATGGTGCGTGTGGGAAGACCTGTCTGCTCATCGTCTTTAGTAAGGACCAGTTCCCAGAGGTCTACGTCCCCACTGTGTTTGAGAACTATGTGGCAGACATTGAAGTGGATGGGAAACAGGTGAGACATAAAATACTGGCTGCAGGATAGGGTCTGCAGAGCCCGAAGGGGCCTTGATAAGCCTCTACATGTGCCTATCAAATTGAGGGATAAtagttttaattttaaagtGATATGATATAATATTGATATGTGTGAGTACAAGAATATTGGAAAATGGATATGCTTAATTATATAACTTAAATGCTCAACTGACCCTCTTTACAAACTCATTTTTCATGCATCTATCCTTTACATgtagttctctctctctctctctcttttctcaggTAGAGCTTGCACTTTGGGATACAGCAGGTCAAGAAGACTATGACAGACTGAGGCCTCTCTCCTACCCCGACACTGATGTTATTCTCATGTGCTTCTCTGTAGACAGCCCTGACAGTCTAGGTATTGTCTTTGCAACAGTCACACCACTATGTATTGAACACCTTGTGATTGTGAAATTGGTGTATGTTGCTAATCACTGCATTCTTTCCTTCTATTCACTGTAGAGAATATTCCAGAGAAGTGGACGCCTGAAGTGAAACACTTCTGTCCAAATGTTCCCATCATCCTGGTTGGCAATAAAAAAGATCTGCGCAATGATGAGCACACCAGACGAGAGCTTGCCAAAATGAAACaggtcagttttttttcccttcatgcTCATATGTACACTTTACAACATTTGTTTGTATAATTACCATAATTAAAACCTTTCCGATGTCTCCAGGAGCCAGTTAAATATGAAGATGGCAAAGAGATGGCAAATCGCATCAGTGCCTACGGCTACCAAGAGTGTTCTGCCAAAACCAAAGATGGTGTGAGGGAAGTCTTTGAGATGGCAACTAGAGCAGCACTGCAGGCCAAGAAACGTTGCAAGAAGTCCGGCTGCCTTCTGTTATAAGCtctgggagaggagggagctgcCGTTAAGCACAGATGGGGAGGGCAGCTTCCATTGAGATTTTACATGGGGGAGAATATAGGGGAGGGCCCTGAAAAGTTTGCTGATGCTCAATTTCTGATCACCCGATTATCCTCAGCAAATTAATGCAGTTCTTAAATGATTTGATAGGCGTCTACATCTTGGTCCTTGGTCTACACATTGGGTTTTGTGCCATTTTGCTAGCATCTATCAAAACCTTTCAGATCTAGATCTAAGTCTGTAGGGCAGGTGGTGGGGGGTGATTTGAAGTTGAGCAGATGTAAACAGGTTGAAACGTGCCATGATTGgaatgaagagagaaaaggtcCTTACCAGGCCAAAGACAATGGGgacatgaaagagaaagacagaaaaaaagacatacatAAAATAGGTTTGAATTAAGACCATGTCTAAGTGGATTTTACACAGTATCGCCTACATGTAGTGCCTTGAGAGCAGTGGTCAAGAAGAGTAAGTTGTGGGGTAGGGATTCATAACTTAGATGGGGTATTTGTCATTTGTAGTGTCCACACATCACATTTGTGAATACTTTCTCCCTGTCATTGGCTTGGCTCCTTCAGGCCCATATTCTGACTCAGGCGCTATGCAGGGGTATGCCTAAACTAGATTGTATGAGATCTTTTCCCATACCGAATTACTTACCTGtactttagtgtgtgtgtgtgtgtgtgtgtgtgtgtgtgtgtgtgtgtgtgtgtgtgtgtgtgtgtgtgtgtgtgtgtgtgtgtgtgtgtgtgtgtgtgtgtgtgtgtttgcgtgagtgcgtgtatgtatgtatgcaggtgtgcgcatgtgtgcaACTGtatgttggtttgttttctcCAGTGCAGGTCTGCatgcagtgaatgtgtgtatatttgtgtgggtgtgtattaACATATGTgtctatgtactgtatgcatggAAAGGCCTTCTGCGTCACTAACCTAACCCCTTCTTCCCATGCCAAAGTTACCCCTAATGGCCACATTTTAGGGCTCAGATGGGTAATGGAATTAACAGCTACTCAGAGTGACATAGAAACCTTCACTTTACTGGAAGACATTGTACTATACCTAGAGGCACAATCAGGTTAAACATATTATCAGTTTTTAGGACCTTTTTTGTGTGTACCAGTGATTCATTTGATTGTGTTAATCAGTGGGTCAAATCATGAGTGGTGTAGTTGATAAGTTGAATATTCTTTCAGATAGATGATAGGCTTATCTTATTACTATAATGTCcattatgtactgtatgtcttaCAAGGCTTTGTAAGGACATGTTATTGATGTGTATTTCGAGTTTGCCTTTTACTCTACTCTCCCCATTCCCCCTTAAATGATATTGTCATTATTGTACTATAACTTTTTATTGTTGATGTCTCTAATTTTCTTAgtatgtt
Proteins encoded:
- the LOC121612363 gene encoding rho-related GTP-binding protein RhoA-C-like, coding for MAAIRKKLVIVGDGACGKTCLLIVFSKDQFPEVYVPTVFENYVADIEVDGKQVELALWDTAGQEDYDRLRPLSYPDTDVILMCFSVDSPDSLENIPEKWTPEVKHFCPNVPIILVGNKKDLRNDEHTRRELAKMKQEPVKYEDGKEMANRISAYGYQECSAKTKDGVREVFEMATRAALQAKKRCKKSGCLLL